Proteins encoded by one window of Ovis canadensis isolate MfBH-ARS-UI-01 breed Bighorn chromosome 14, ARS-UI_OviCan_v2, whole genome shotgun sequence:
- the ETFB gene encoding electron transfer flavoprotein subunit beta isoform X1: MAELRALVAVKRVIDFAVKIRVKPDKTGVVTDGVKHSMNPFCEIAVEEAVRLKEKKLVKEIIAVSCGPAQCQETIRTALAMGADRGIHVEVPAAEANHLGPLQVARVLAKLAEKEKVDLVLLGKQAIDDDCNQTGQMTAGFLDWPQGTFASQVTLEGDKIKVEREIDGGLETLRLKLPAVVTADLRLNEPRYATLPNIMKAKKKKIEVMKAGDLGVDLTSKLSVISVEDPPERTAGVKVETTEDLVAKLKEIGRI; the protein is encoded by the exons ATGGCGGAGCTGCGCGCGCTCGTGGCTGTCAAGAGGGTCATCGACTTCGCGGTGAAG ATCCGGGTGAAGCCTGACAAGACGGGTGTGGTCACGGATGGCGTGAAGCATTCCATGAACCCCTTCTGTGAAATCGCAGTGGAGGAGGCCGTGCGGCTCAAGGAGAAGAAGCTAGTGAAGGAAATCATTGCCGTCAGCTGCGGGCCTGCCCAGTGCCAG GAGACAATCCGCACCGCTCTGGCCATGGGTGCAGACCGGGGCATCCATGTGGAGGTGCCCGCTGCAGAAGCGAatcacctgggtcccctgcaggtGGCTCGCGTCCTGGCCAAGCTggcagagaaggagaaggtggaCCTGGTGCTGCTGGGAAAGCAG GCCATCGATGATGACTGTAACCAGACAGGGCAGATGACAGCCGGATTTCTGGACTGGCCACAG GGCACATTCGCCTCCCAGGTGACACTGGAAGGGGACAAGATCAAAGTAGAGCGAGAGATTGATGGGGGCCTGGAGACTCTGCGCTTGAAGTTGCCTGCTGTGGTGACTGCTGACCTGCGGCTCAATGAGCCCCGCTATGCAACATTGCCCAATATCATG aaagccaagaagaagaAGATCGAGGTGATGAAGGCAGGGGACCTGGGCGTGGACCTGACCTCCAAGCTCTCCGTGATTAGCGTGGAAGACCCGCCCGAGCGCACGGCTGGTGTCAAGGTGGAGACCACAGAGGACCTGGTGGCCAAACTGAAGGAGATTGGGCGCATCTGA
- the ETFB gene encoding electron transfer flavoprotein subunit beta isoform X2, producing the protein MNPFCEIAVEEAVRLKEKKLVKEIIAVSCGPAQCQETIRTALAMGADRGIHVEVPAAEANHLGPLQVARVLAKLAEKEKVDLVLLGKQAIDDDCNQTGQMTAGFLDWPQGTFASQVTLEGDKIKVEREIDGGLETLRLKLPAVVTADLRLNEPRYATLPNIMKAKKKKIEVMKAGDLGVDLTSKLSVISVEDPPERTAGVKVETTEDLVAKLKEIGRI; encoded by the exons ATGAACCCCTTCTGTGAAATCGCAGTGGAGGAGGCCGTGCGGCTCAAGGAGAAGAAGCTAGTGAAGGAAATCATTGCCGTCAGCTGCGGGCCTGCCCAGTGCCAG GAGACAATCCGCACCGCTCTGGCCATGGGTGCAGACCGGGGCATCCATGTGGAGGTGCCCGCTGCAGAAGCGAatcacctgggtcccctgcaggtGGCTCGCGTCCTGGCCAAGCTggcagagaaggagaaggtggaCCTGGTGCTGCTGGGAAAGCAG GCCATCGATGATGACTGTAACCAGACAGGGCAGATGACAGCCGGATTTCTGGACTGGCCACAG GGCACATTCGCCTCCCAGGTGACACTGGAAGGGGACAAGATCAAAGTAGAGCGAGAGATTGATGGGGGCCTGGAGACTCTGCGCTTGAAGTTGCCTGCTGTGGTGACTGCTGACCTGCGGCTCAATGAGCCCCGCTATGCAACATTGCCCAATATCATG aaagccaagaagaagaAGATCGAGGTGATGAAGGCAGGGGACCTGGGCGTGGACCTGACCTCCAAGCTCTCCGTGATTAGCGTGGAAGACCCGCCCGAGCGCACGGCTGGTGTCAAGGTGGAGACCACAGAGGACCTGGTGGCCAAACTGAAGGAGATTGGGCGCATCTGA
- the CLDND2 gene encoding claudin domain-containing protein 2 isoform X2 has protein sequence MGVKRSLQSGGTMLGFLANSFIVLSTASNYWIRYSGGHSGLWQECNKGVCSNIPCDNTMAVTGACIVLAAGCGIMGLVMGLRLLCSEGYSRGQTTCAVFFISGLLLLIALTVYTVKNAWKDDVFYSWSYFLGWLALPFCIIAGFCFLLADMIMQSTDAISGFPVCL, from the exons ATGGGGGTGAAGCGGAGCCTTCAGAGCGGGGGCACCATGCTGGGCTTCTTGGCCAACTCCTTCATCGTTCTGTCCACTGCCTCCAACTACTGGATCCGCTACTCCGGGGGCCACAGTGGCCTTTGGCAGGAGTGTAACAAGGGCGTCTGCTCCAACATCCCTTGCGATA ACACGATGGCGGTGACCGGGGCGTGCATCGTGCTGGCGGCGGGCTGCGGCATCATGGGCTTGGTGATGGGGCTGCGGCTTCTGTGCAGTGAGGGCTACTCCCGGGGTCAGACCACGTGTGCCGTCTTCTTTATCTCGG GCCTGCTTCTGCTGATCGCCCTGACAGTCTACACAGTGAAGAATGCATGGAAAGACGACGTCTTCTATTCCTGGTCCTATTTTTTGGGGTGGCTGGCTTTACCCTTCTGTATTATCGCGG GCTTCTGCTTTCTGCTGGCGGACATGATCATGCAGAGCACGGATGCCATCAGTGGATTCCCCGTGTGCTTATGA
- the CLDND2 gene encoding claudin domain-containing protein 2 isoform X1: protein MGVKRSLQSGGTMLGFLANSFIVLSTASNYWIRYSGGHSGLWQECNKGVCSNIPCDNTMAVTGACIVLAAGCGIMGLVMGLRLLCSEGYSRGQTTCAVFFISGLLLLIALTVYTVKNAWKDDVFYSWSYFLGWLALPFCIIAGNLDSGRGWRGDFPEGPAPLLAESSQLPSQGLPNTLHSGPLESQTPVPGVLLVICARTHPAPPALRSPFCQASAFCWRT from the exons ATGGGGGTGAAGCGGAGCCTTCAGAGCGGGGGCACCATGCTGGGCTTCTTGGCCAACTCCTTCATCGTTCTGTCCACTGCCTCCAACTACTGGATCCGCTACTCCGGGGGCCACAGTGGCCTTTGGCAGGAGTGTAACAAGGGCGTCTGCTCCAACATCCCTTGCGATA ACACGATGGCGGTGACCGGGGCGTGCATCGTGCTGGCGGCGGGCTGCGGCATCATGGGCTTGGTGATGGGGCTGCGGCTTCTGTGCAGTGAGGGCTACTCCCGGGGTCAGACCACGTGTGCCGTCTTCTTTATCTCGG GCCTGCTTCTGCTGATCGCCCTGACAGTCTACACAGTGAAGAATGCATGGAAAGACGACGTCTTCTATTCCTGGTCCTATTTTTTGGGGTGGCTGGCTTTACCCTTCTGTATTATCGCGGGTAACCTGGACAGCGGAAGAGGGTGGAGAGGAGACTTCCCCGAGGGCCCCGCCCCGCTTCTTGCAGAGTCTTCCCAGCTGCCCTCCCAGGGACTTCCTAACACCCTCCACTCTGGGCCCTTGGAGTCCCAAACCCCAGTCCCCGGGGTCCTCCTGGTCATCTGCGCCAGGACCCACCCTGCTCCACCCGCCCTCCGTTCCCCTTTCTGCCAGGCTTCTGCTTTCTGCTGGCGGACATGA
- the NKG7 gene encoding protein NKG7 has translation MEPCRSLALLTSSLGLVSLLVALSTNFWFAAQGPKSSSHSGLWPSKDQVSVAGYIHVTQSFCILAVLWGLISTAFLVMSCIPSLSAPGRGPIVSTFMAFAGALSLIVAMTVYTIERWNQPGNPQVQSFFAWSFYLGWVSTLLFLCTGGLSLGAHCTTHRPGYEAM, from the exons ATGGAGCCCTGCCGGTCCCTGGCCCTCCTCACCAGCTCCCTGGGCCTGGTGTCCCTCTTAGTGGCTCTGAGCACGAATTTCTGGTTTGCAGCCCAGGGGCCCAAGTCTTCATCTCACTCAGGCCTCTGGCCCAGCAAGGATCAAGTCTCAGTAGCAG GCTACATCCATGTGACGCAGAGCTTCTGCATCCTGGCCGTCCTGTGGGGCCTGATCTCCACGGCCTTTCTGGTCATGTCTTGCATCCCTTCGCTGTCTGCCCCCGGACGCGGCCCCATTGTCTCCACCTTCATGGCCTTTGCTGGAG CCCTGTCCCTGATAGTGGCCATGACGGTCTACACCATTGAGCGGTGGAACCAGCCTGGAAACCCCCAGGTCCAGAGCTTCTTCGCATGGTCCTTCTACCTGGGCTGGGTTTCAACACTCCTCTTTCTCTGTACAG GTGGCCTGAGTCTGGGCGCTCACTGCACGACCCACCGGCCTGGCTATGAGGCCATGTGA
- the LIM2 gene encoding lens fiber membrane intrinsic protein, whose amino-acid sequence MYSFMGGGLFCAWVGTILLVVATATDHWMQYRLSGAFAHQGLWRYCLGTKCYLQTESIAYWNATRAFMILSSLCATSGIIMGIVAFAQQPTFTRLSRPFSAGIMFFASTFFVLLALAIYTGVTVSFLGRRFGDWRFSWSYILGWVALLMTFFAGIFYMCAYRMHECRRLSTPR is encoded by the exons ATGTACAGCTTCATGGGAGGCGGCCTCTTCTGTGCCTGGGTGGGGACCATCCTCCTGGTGGTGGCCACCGCGACAGACCACTGGATGCAGTACCGGCTGTCGGGGGCCTTCGCCCACCAGGGCCTGTGGCGATACTGCCTGGGCACCAAGTGCTACTTGCAGACGGAGAGCATTG CATACTGGAATGCCACCCGGGCCTTCATGATCCTGTCCTCCCTCTGTGCCACCTCCGGCATCATCATGGGCATCGTGGCCTTTGCTCAGCAGCCCACCTTCACCCGCCTCTCCCGGCCCTTCTCCGCAGGCATCATGTTTTTCGCCTCCA CCTTTTTCGTCCTGCTGGCCTTGGCCATTTACACTGGAGTCACCGTCAGCTTTCTGGGTCGCCGCTTTGGGGACTGGCGCTTTTCCTGGTCCTACATCCTGGGCTGGGTAGCCCTGCTCATGACCTTCTTTGCAG GAATTTTCTACATGTGTGCCTACCGGATGCATGAATGTCGGCGCCTGTCCACTCCCCGCTGA
- the C14H19orf84 gene encoding uncharacterized protein C19orf84 homolog, which yields MEQQKEETEPEGNNLPSPGTGSWPPPSFPALPTSFLGTPDPAHLGLPKSLASVTVPVRLDALSYLLHSALMGAYSLQQSLPSCPCVPQACCTPPGIAKRPPKGRGGWDVLRRPDRGHRRWGLGRAQQAEKGWARGRGAGPKTPPMMPSSPAPPAQDGKDTQGPEPPVEPPPAEDWEAEY from the exons ATGGAACAGCAAAAGGAAGAGACTGAGCCTGAGGG GAACAATCTGCCGTCCCCCGGGACTGGGTCGTGGCcgcctccatctttcccagctctGCCCACTTCTTTCCTGGGTACCCCAGATCCAGCCCACCTGGGGCTCCCCAAGAGCCTGGCCTCTGTGACTGTCCCCGTCCGCCTGGATGCCCTCTCCTACCTCCTGCACAGCGCCCTGATGGGGGCCTACTCACTTCAGCAGTCCTTGCCCTCCTGCCCCTGTGTCCCCCAGGCGTGCTGCACCCCGCCGGGCATTGCCAAGAGGCCACCCAAGGGACGTGGGGGCTGGGACGTCCTGCGCAGGCCAGACCGGGGCCACCGGAGATGGGGACTTGGGAGGGCTCAACAGGCAGAGAAGGGCTGGGCCAGGGGCCGTGGGGCTGGCCCCAAGACCCCGCCGATGATGCCGTCATCACCAGCACCGCCTGCCCAGGATGGGAAGGACACCCAGGGTCCGGAGCCACCCGTGGAGCCGCCACCTGCTGAGGACTGGGAGGCCGAGTACTAA